In Candidatus Margulisiibacteriota bacterium, the following proteins share a genomic window:
- the folP gene encoding dihydropteroate synthase: MARIIEINNAAEAAEELAVLGVEPAGIRIMAPKAAFRVLKIGALRPVAANILKQESLSYGAEAATAYGSINHSVKTTGVLLFGTIRQLLSIAKKLKAHQFGLPAVGAEIEKVLTAVDRPLPALSIGKRTFHFGRRTFIMGIVNVTPDSFSDGGCFSDPAAAAARAEALFAAGADLIDIGGESTRPGSRTVPTKTEIARVVPVIKKLAGKMPLSVDTRKAAVAAAALEAGADFVNDVSGFRFDKKMAAVVAKYKIPVCVMHSSGTPRRMQANPKYNDLMGEIIASLEQSLEIGLNAGILPDKFVIDPGLGFGKTLDHNLEIVRRLKELKSLGRPILIGPSRKSLIGQVLALPPTERLLGTAAVTALAVQNGADIVRVHDVKEISQVVKMADSIVRRK; this comes from the coding sequence ATGGCTAGAATTATAGAAATAAATAACGCGGCCGAAGCGGCCGAAGAATTGGCCGTGCTGGGAGTTGAGCCGGCCGGGATCAGGATTATGGCCCCGAAGGCGGCTTTCCGGGTGCTTAAGATCGGCGCGCTTCGTCCGGTAGCGGCCAACATTTTGAAGCAGGAGAGCCTCTCTTACGGCGCGGAAGCGGCGACCGCTTACGGTTCGATCAATCATTCGGTGAAAACGACCGGGGTCCTCCTTTTTGGGACCATTCGCCAGCTCCTGTCCATCGCTAAAAAACTGAAGGCTCACCAATTTGGCCTCCCCGCGGTCGGCGCGGAGATTGAAAAGGTCCTGACCGCCGTCGATCGTCCGCTCCCGGCGCTTTCGATCGGCAAGCGGACCTTTCATTTCGGTCGACGGACGTTTATCATGGGGATCGTTAATGTCACGCCGGATTCGTTTTCCGACGGCGGCTGCTTCAGCGACCCGGCCGCCGCGGCCGCGCGGGCGGAAGCCTTGTTCGCGGCCGGGGCCGACCTGATCGATATCGGCGGCGAATCGACCCGGCCGGGGTCAAGGACCGTTCCAACCAAGACCGAGATCGCCCGGGTCGTCCCGGTGATCAAAAAGCTGGCGGGGAAAATGCCCCTGTCGGTCGATACCCGGAAAGCGGCGGTTGCCGCCGCGGCTCTGGAGGCGGGGGCTGATTTCGTCAACGATGTCAGCGGCTTTCGCTTCGACAAAAAAATGGCGGCGGTTGTTGCCAAATATAAAATACCGGTCTGCGTCATGCATTCCAGCGGGACCCCGCGCCGGATGCAGGCCAACCCTAAATATAACGACTTAATGGGAGAGATAATCGCTTCTTTGGAACAAAGCCTTGAAATCGGGTTAAATGCTGGTATACTACCTGATAAATTTGTGATCGATCCCGGCCTCGGTTTCGGCAAGACCCTGGATCATAATTTAGAGATCGTGCGGCGGCTCAAGGAGTTGAAAAGCCTGGGGCGGCCGATCCTGATCGGACCGTCGCGCAAATCGCTGATCGGCCAGGTCCTGGCGCTTCCCCCGACGGAGCGGCTCCTAGGGACGGCGGCGGTGACCGCGCTGGCGGTCCAAAACGGGGCCGACATCGTCCGGGTCCACGACGTCAAAGAGATTAGCCAAGTCGTTAAAATGGCGGATTCAATCGTTAGGAGGAAATGA
- a CDS encoding RrF2 family transcriptional regulator: MKLSTKSRYAVTALFDLATNANGEPIQAKTISKRQGIALNYLEQLLLKLKKAGIIKTVRGPAGGHYLAKEPAKISVGEVIRATDGPIKLASCVSSRVHCTGGGCCSTRNLWHNLSKKVALLFDQTTLADLCPKEKK; this comes from the coding sequence ATGAAGCTTTCAACCAAGAGCCGCTATGCCGTAACCGCCTTGTTTGATCTGGCGACCAATGCCAATGGGGAGCCGATCCAGGCGAAAACTATTTCCAAGAGGCAGGGGATTGCCCTGAACTATCTTGAACAGTTACTGTTGAAATTAAAAAAAGCCGGTATAATTAAGACCGTCAGGGGACCGGCTGGCGGTCATTATCTGGCTAAGGAACCGGCGAAGATCAGTGTTGGGGAAGTGATCCGGGCGACCGACGGTCCGATCAAACTGGCCAGCTGCGTTTCTTCCCGGGTCCACTGCACTGGCGGAGGATGCTGCTCAACCCGTAACCTTTGGCATAATTTAAGCAAAAAAGTGGCATTGTTGTTTGACCAGACCACTCTGGCTGACCTTTGTCCAAAGGAGAAAAAATGA
- the folK gene encoding 2-amino-4-hydroxy-6-hydroxymethyldihydropteridine diphosphokinase, giving the protein MKKAAKKPAKKPVKKKAPVKKASVKKAPKKGGLVMAYLGLGSNVGDREEYVEQAVFLLEKNPYIQVTKRSANYETEPEGNSEQPKFINAAVEIRTKLAPQKLLDVCQEIEAALGRERELEWGPRTMDIDILLYDEMIVSDDNLQIPHPLMHERLFVLKPLKEIAPRLIHPVLEKTIEMIYDEKKAEHGDTYDDELPGFKEIKGANLDDYERW; this is encoded by the coding sequence ATGAAGAAAGCGGCCAAGAAACCGGCTAAAAAACCGGTCAAGAAAAAGGCCCCGGTTAAAAAGGCGAGCGTCAAGAAGGCGCCCAAAAAAGGCGGATTGGTGATGGCTTATCTCGGACTCGGCTCCAACGTCGGCGACCGCGAGGAATATGTCGAACAGGCGGTTTTCCTGCTGGAAAAGAACCCGTACATCCAGGTGACCAAACGTTCGGCCAATTACGAGACCGAACCGGAGGGGAACAGCGAACAGCCGAAGTTCATTAACGCCGCGGTCGAGATCCGGACCAAACTCGCCCCACAGAAATTGCTTGATGTCTGCCAGGAGATCGAAGCGGCGCTCGGCCGGGAACGGGAACTCGAGTGGGGTCCGCGGACGATGGACATCGACATCCTTTTGTATGACGAGATGATCGTTTCCGACGACAACCTGCAAATCCCCCATCCGCTGATGCACGAGCGGCTCTTCGTTTTGAAACCGCTCAAGGAAATCGCCCCGCGCTTGATCCATCCGGTGCTGGAAAAAACGATCGAGATGATCTACGACGAGAAAAAAGCGGAGCACGGCGATACCTACGATGACGAACTCCCCGGGTTTAAAGAAATTAAAGGGGCGAACCTGGACGATTACGAACGCTGGTAG
- a CDS encoding response regulator, protein MPENVKIMVVDDEPSVLESFKMILKIKDYDVATFPDGPTALAGIEKGKFDLAFIDYKLPGMDGLEVLRKLKELDPAIEVIIVTAYATESSHANAITLGALEYLRKPFLMEEIYELVERGLRRKRTKASRKDESGPSLTGIH, encoded by the coding sequence TTGCCAGAAAACGTTAAGATCATGGTTGTCGACGATGAACCATCGGTATTGGAATCATTCAAAATGATCCTGAAGATCAAGGATTATGATGTTGCCACCTTCCCCGACGGCCCCACCGCCCTCGCCGGGATCGAAAAAGGAAAGTTCGACCTCGCCTTTATCGATTACAAGCTCCCCGGAATGGACGGGTTGGAAGTCCTGCGCAAACTTAAAGAGCTCGATCCCGCGATCGAAGTTATTATCGTGACCGCTTACGCGACCGAATCGTCGCACGCCAACGCCATTACCCTCGGCGCGCTGGAATATCTGCGCAAGCCCTTCCTGATGGAAGAGATCTATGAGTTGGTGGAACGTGGTTTGCGGCGGAAACGGACCAAAGCGAGCCGTAAAGACGAAAGCGGCCCGTCACTGACCGGCATTCATTAA
- the tsaE gene encoding tRNA (adenosine(37)-N6)-threonylcarbamoyltransferase complex ATPase subunit type 1 TsaE: MAIIVTKNAGETIVLGTRIGSILQANDLIALTGTLGAGKTTLIQGIAAGLGVKDYVTSPTFIIINEYQGRLPLYHFDLYRLEDLGSIEELGVEEYFQRGGVCLIEWAERMTELLPAKRETIEIKLIDENEREICVSSGLAARLK; encoded by the coding sequence ATGGCAATTATCGTAACCAAGAATGCTGGGGAAACAATTGTTCTGGGAACACGGATCGGTTCGATTCTTCAAGCTAACGATTTGATTGCCCTGACCGGGACCCTGGGAGCCGGGAAGACTACCTTGATCCAGGGGATCGCGGCTGGCCTGGGGGTCAAGGATTACGTTACTTCGCCGACCTTTATTATTATCAATGAGTACCAAGGGCGCTTACCGCTTTACCATTTCGACCTCTACCGGCTGGAAGACCTTGGCTCGATCGAAGAGCTGGGGGTTGAGGAATATTTTCAGCGGGGCGGGGTCTGCCTGATCGAGTGGGCGGAGCGGATGACCGAGCTTTTACCGGCGAAAAGAGAAACGATCGAGATCAAACTGATCGATGAAAATGAGAGGGAAATATGCGTCTCCTCGGGATTAGCAGCGCGACTAAAGTAG
- the mnmA gene encoding tRNA 2-thiouridine(34) synthase MnmA yields MENTLNFKGNRKTAVIAMSGGVDSSVAAALLIEQGWRLIGVTMSLYCSTKGSDRSCCSAEAAIDAQKVAAKLGIPHYVVNFKSEFEQTVIQNFIDEYKNGRTPNPCVRCNQFLKFNLLMRKARELGAEYVATGHYARVRGFKLLKGKDQKKDQSYFLYRLTQDQLARTLFPLGEMTKEEVRAKARALGLAVAEKKESQEICFIEDDDYARFIREKVPEAVKPGPILDSAGHKVGEHEGIAFYTIGQRKGIGAHREPRYVIGLDRAQNAVIIGTKEETYGTVLSADEVTFVSGEPPSQIEAKIRYNAKAAKATISDLGNGTVKVSFAEPQLAITPGQSVVFYQGEEVIGGGIISRKDQ; encoded by the coding sequence ATGGAAAACACCCTAAATTTCAAGGGAAACAGGAAAACGGCGGTTATTGCCATGTCCGGCGGAGTCGACTCCTCCGTGGCGGCCGCTTTGCTGATCGAGCAGGGGTGGAGACTGATCGGCGTGACGATGAGCCTTTATTGCTCGACCAAGGGGTCGGACCGGAGCTGCTGTTCGGCCGAAGCGGCGATCGATGCCCAAAAAGTGGCGGCCAAACTGGGGATCCCGCACTACGTCGTCAACTTTAAGAGCGAGTTTGAACAAACGGTTATCCAAAACTTTATCGATGAGTATAAGAACGGCCGGACCCCCAATCCCTGCGTCCGCTGCAACCAGTTCCTGAAGTTCAACCTTCTGATGCGGAAAGCGCGCGAGCTGGGGGCGGAATATGTAGCGACGGGGCATTACGCCAGAGTTAGGGGCTTTAAACTTCTCAAAGGGAAAGACCAGAAGAAAGACCAGTCGTATTTTCTTTACCGGCTGACGCAGGACCAATTGGCCCGCACACTTTTCCCGTTAGGGGAGATGACCAAAGAAGAGGTTCGGGCTAAGGCGAGGGCGCTGGGTTTAGCGGTCGCCGAGAAGAAAGAGAGCCAGGAGATCTGTTTTATCGAAGATGACGACTACGCCCGTTTTATTCGGGAAAAGGTTCCCGAAGCGGTCAAGCCAGGACCGATCCTCGATTCCGCCGGACATAAAGTCGGGGAGCATGAAGGAATCGCTTTTTACACTATTGGCCAGCGGAAAGGGATCGGAGCGCACCGTGAGCCGCGTTATGTAATTGGCCTCGACCGGGCGCAAAACGCGGTCATTATCGGGACAAAGGAAGAGACTTACGGAACGGTTTTATCCGCAGACGAAGTCACTTTTGTGTCAGGGGAGCCCCCTAGCCAAATAGAAGCGAAAATACGTTATAATGCTAAAGCGGCCAAGGCAACGATCAGCGATTTGGGGAATGGGACGGTCAAGGTCAGCTTTGCCGAACCGCAATTAGCGATCACCCCCGGTCAATCGGTCGTTTTTTACCAAGGAGAGGAAGTAATCGGTGGCGGAATCATTAGTCGAAAAGATCAATAA
- the nifS gene encoding cysteine desulfurase NifS, giving the protein MNRIYFDYAATTPTDQRVVTAMLPYFNEKFGNPSSIHSFGQETRSAVEKAREQVAKLIGAKPAEIVFTSGGTEADNHALIGVAFANEKQADHLIISGIEHHAVTECADFLKKRGFRVTVLPVDKYGLVDPAEVAKAIEAKTILVSVMHANNEIGTVQPLAAIAKVIKERKAALGTKTYFHTDAVQTAGHLPINVDELGVDLLSISAHKLYGPKGVGALYIRKGTRLTSFLHGGAQEGGKRGSTENVPGIVGFGVAAEIALQEMDDEDARVAKLRDKLKDGLLARIPESQLNGHPLERLPNNLNITIKYVEGESMLLSLDMEGIAASTGSACSSGSLEPSHVLLAIGLPHELAHGSIRFSLGKYTTEAEVDRVLEVFPPIVERLRKMSPLYTCK; this is encoded by the coding sequence ATGAACAGAATATACTTTGACTATGCCGCTACTACTCCGACCGATCAGCGGGTCGTGACCGCCATGCTGCCGTACTTTAACGAGAAATTCGGCAATCCCTCCTCGATCCACAGTTTTGGCCAGGAAACCAGGAGCGCCGTCGAAAAAGCCCGCGAACAGGTCGCTAAGTTGATCGGCGCTAAACCGGCGGAAATTGTTTTTACTTCCGGCGGGACCGAAGCCGACAATCACGCTTTAATCGGGGTCGCTTTTGCCAACGAAAAACAGGCGGATCACCTCATTATTTCCGGGATTGAACATCACGCTGTTACAGAATGCGCCGATTTTCTGAAAAAACGGGGCTTTCGGGTAACCGTCTTGCCGGTCGATAAATACGGCCTGGTCGATCCGGCTGAAGTTGCCAAAGCGATCGAAGCCAAAACGATCCTGGTCTCCGTGATGCATGCCAATAACGAGATAGGAACGGTTCAGCCGCTGGCCGCGATCGCCAAAGTTATTAAAGAACGGAAGGCGGCCCTCGGTACCAAAACCTACTTTCATACCGACGCGGTCCAGACTGCCGGACACCTGCCGATCAATGTTGACGAGCTCGGCGTTGACCTGTTATCGATCTCCGCTCATAAACTTTACGGCCCGAAAGGGGTCGGCGCTTTATACATCCGTAAGGGGACCCGCTTGACCAGTTTCCTCCATGGCGGCGCGCAAGAAGGGGGGAAACGGGGTTCGACCGAGAATGTCCCCGGGATCGTTGGGTTTGGCGTAGCGGCCGAGATAGCCCTTCAAGAGATGGACGATGAAGACGCCAGGGTCGCTAAATTGCGCGATAAATTAAAAGACGGCTTGCTGGCCAGGATCCCGGAAAGCCAGCTTAACGGTCATCCGCTAGAGCGCCTGCCGAACAACCTGAATATCACGATCAAATATGTCGAAGGGGAATCGATGCTCCTTAGCCTCGACATGGAGGGGATTGCCGCTTCGACCGGCTCGGCCTGCAGTTCTGGCTCGCTGGAACCGTCGCATGTTTTGCTGGCGATCGGCCTGCCGCACGAGCTGGCGCATGGCTCGATCCGTTTTTCCCTGGGAAAATACACGACCGAAGCGGAAGTCGACCGGGTCCTGGAAGTCTTTCCGCCGATCGTGGAGCGTTTGCGAAAAATGTCGCCATTGTACACTTGTAAATAA
- a CDS encoding ferritin family protein, which produces MTKHLQPILIALKAEKKAIEYYSRAARRVTNQEGKTALNKIKAQEEKHYRELLRKFKHLSGHEATAAEIDGVDVTFSALTEEHIPDREASDLEVCQVALKDEKEAHAFYLKSAASATDEETKKMFHELASEESQHAETVNHICKILSA; this is translated from the coding sequence ATGACAAAACATTTACAGCCCATCTTAATTGCCCTGAAAGCGGAGAAAAAAGCGATCGAATATTATTCCCGGGCGGCGCGACGGGTGACCAACCAGGAAGGGAAGACCGCTCTTAACAAGATCAAAGCCCAGGAAGAAAAGCACTATCGCGAACTGCTTCGGAAATTTAAGCATTTGAGCGGACATGAGGCGACCGCCGCCGAGATCGACGGGGTCGACGTTACTTTTTCCGCTTTGACCGAAGAGCATATCCCGGACCGTGAAGCCAGCGATTTGGAAGTCTGTCAGGTTGCCCTGAAAGACGAGAAAGAAGCGCACGCTTTTTACCTGAAGTCGGCCGCCAGCGCGACCGACGAGGAGACCAAGAAGATGTTCCATGAGCTGGCGAGCGAAGAAAGCCAGCACGCCGAGACCGTGAACCATATTTGTAAGATCCTTTCAGCGTAG
- the nadA gene encoding quinolinate synthase NadA, which produces MAESLVEKINKLKTLRQAVILAHNYQPGEVQDAADYVGDSLGLSIEASKATARVIVFCGVDFMAETAAILSPDKTVLIPESNAGCPMANMIDAEKLRALKTEHPGVPVVCYVNSSAAVKAESDICCTSANAVAVVRSLPDKEIIFVPDKFLGLNTQKAVPEKKLVLFPGYCPTHAKIMPQQVLEAKRQRPEAKVLVHPECRPDVVALADQSLSTDGMLKYVKNSPDREFIIGTEIGIIHRLNKENPGKNFYPVTDLAVCPNMKMTTLEKVLWSLEDMKTVVKVDETVRVKAEQAILRMLAVGRQD; this is translated from the coding sequence GTGGCGGAATCATTAGTCGAAAAGATCAATAAGCTCAAAACCCTGCGCCAGGCGGTCATTCTGGCCCACAACTACCAGCCGGGGGAGGTCCAGGATGCGGCCGATTATGTCGGCGATTCGCTTGGCCTGTCGATCGAAGCGTCCAAGGCAACCGCCCGGGTCATTGTCTTCTGCGGCGTCGATTTTATGGCCGAGACTGCCGCTATCCTTTCGCCGGATAAAACTGTCTTGATCCCGGAGAGCAACGCCGGCTGTCCGATGGCCAACATGATCGACGCGGAAAAATTGCGCGCTTTAAAAACCGAACATCCCGGCGTGCCGGTCGTTTGTTACGTTAACTCCAGCGCCGCGGTCAAAGCGGAATCGGATATCTGTTGCACTTCCGCCAACGCCGTCGCGGTTGTCCGTTCCTTGCCGGATAAAGAGATCATTTTTGTGCCTGATAAATTTCTTGGGCTCAACACCCAAAAAGCGGTGCCGGAAAAAAAGCTGGTCCTTTTTCCCGGCTATTGCCCGACCCACGCCAAGATCATGCCGCAACAGGTTCTTGAAGCCAAAAGGCAAAGGCCGGAGGCCAAGGTTTTGGTCCATCCGGAATGCCGCCCCGACGTCGTCGCGCTGGCCGACCAGTCCCTTTCAACCGACGGGATGCTGAAGTACGTTAAGAACTCGCCGGACCGGGAATTTATTATCGGAACGGAGATCGGGATCATCCACCGTCTGAACAAGGAAAATCCCGGTAAAAACTTTTATCCGGTGACCGATCTGGCGGTTTGCCCGAACATGAAAATGACCACGTTAGAAAAAGTTCTCTGGTCGCTGGAAGACATGAAGACGGTCGTGAAAGTTGATGAAACGGTCAGGGTCAAAGCGGAGCAGGCTATCTTGCGGATGCTGGCGGTAGGCCGGCAGGATTGA
- the larE gene encoding ATP-dependent sacrificial sulfur transferase LarE, which yields MELKLEQLRKILSEMGRVVVAYSGGIDSSLLLKEALQLGPENVLAVIAESPTYPLEELTAAIVLADQIGAECRQIKTEEFSDENFLCNSKERCYFCKKELFSKLRQLAMEKGYEHVVDGSNFDDLGDFRPGSRAKGEFGVRSPLQEVGLTKAEIRQRAKQLDLPNWDKPSLACLSSRIPYGTRITPEIIAQIGRGEQYLKEKGFGQVRVRHHGSIARIELEQEEIPKVMEEGVMPEITKYFEQLGYFYVTLDLKGYRTGSLNENL from the coding sequence ATGGAGCTAAAATTAGAACAATTAAGAAAAATACTCTCCGAAATGGGACGGGTTGTGGTTGCCTATTCTGGTGGAATTGACAGTTCTCTCCTCCTCAAAGAGGCACTCCAATTAGGGCCTGAAAATGTCCTCGCGGTGATAGCCGAATCGCCGACTTATCCCCTGGAAGAGCTGACCGCCGCGATTGTTTTGGCTGATCAAATTGGCGCGGAGTGCCGCCAGATCAAGACCGAAGAGTTCAGCGATGAAAATTTTCTTTGTAATTCAAAAGAGCGCTGTTATTTTTGTAAAAAAGAATTATTTTCCAAACTGCGTCAATTGGCCATGGAAAAAGGATATGAACATGTCGTTGACGGGTCGAATTTTGATGACCTGGGAGACTTTCGGCCTGGGAGCCGGGCGAAAGGGGAGTTCGGGGTCCGCAGTCCTTTGCAAGAGGTGGGTTTGACCAAAGCGGAGATTCGCCAGCGGGCTAAACAGCTAGATTTGCCCAACTGGGACAAGCCATCTTTGGCTTGCCTATCATCGAGGATCCCTTATGGAACAAGGATCACGCCGGAGATCATCGCGCAGATCGGCCGGGGAGAGCAATACTTAAAAGAAAAAGGTTTTGGCCAGGTCAGAGTGCGGCATCATGGTTCGATCGCCCGGATCGAGCTGGAACAGGAGGAGATCCCCAAGGTCATGGAAGAAGGGGTGATGCCGGAGATCACTAAATACTTTGAACAGCTCGGGTATTTCTACGTGACCCTCGACCTCAAAGGCTATCGGACCGGCAGTCTTAACGAAAACCTCTAA
- a CDS encoding 3D domain-containing protein, with the protein MNILNKIGECLKNNERTVKIVALLLVIVSFTILKSSGKESNMYAMVFSHKYHVFYGGSATSTAYNSIPNQTDSTPWTTAMGTKCREGVVASNFLPLGTKVMIKGFGNQIFVVEDRMHKRFSDRIDVWFRSYGDAVKYGKRDVEFYIVKS; encoded by the coding sequence ATGAATATATTGAATAAAATTGGTGAATGTTTAAAAAACAATGAAAGAACGGTTAAAATTGTTGCTTTATTGTTGGTTATTGTCTCATTTACGATCCTTAAATCGTCAGGTAAAGAGAGTAATATGTACGCGATGGTCTTTTCCCATAAATATCATGTATTTTATGGTGGGTCGGCGACTTCGACCGCTTATAACTCAATACCCAACCAGACCGATAGCACCCCCTGGACCACCGCCATGGGGACTAAATGCCGGGAAGGGGTGGTTGCTTCGAATTTCCTCCCCCTTGGGACCAAGGTCATGATCAAAGGGTTTGGGAACCAGATTTTTGTGGTTGAGGACCGGATGCATAAACGGTTTAGCGATCGGATCGACGTCTGGTTCCGGAGTTACGGTGACGCGGTTAAGTACGGAAAAAGAGACGTTGAATTTTATATCGTGAAGTCGTAA
- the tilS gene encoding tRNA lysidine(34) synthetase TilS produces MIKDEFLDAIAEYQMFSPGETVVVAVSGGPDSCALLSLLNEYKEQLGLSLHVAHLNHLLRKNDAELDVRFVEGLAQKMGLPISVEARDVAALASAERLGIEAAARLARYDFFERLADKIGAQKIAVGHTAEDNIETFLMRLLRGSGLKGLCSIPARRGRIVRPLIKVWRREVEDYVSALKMIPRRDYTNYESKYMRNSIRLKLVPQLKLYNMNIKEILLQTVLMLNEDRYYLESETEELMAKIILEEKEGLVRLNLTKLFEYPLAIKRHLLRLAIEKVKGNLTELSFNHVRSIIDQLPTAKKWELHLPDGIMVYGDGMNLTVSRERLKMEKIEPFRYAVLVPGETTIPEIGRLVRATEGAALGPAGPEVAYVDQDSLGRDIIVRNKLPGDRFQPLGLAGTKKLQDFLVDEKVPQEKRDAVPVFESAGRIIWLGELRLDERSKVTATTRRILKLELVKNG; encoded by the coding sequence ATGATCAAAGACGAATTTTTAGATGCGATCGCGGAATACCAGATGTTTTCACCTGGCGAAACGGTCGTGGTGGCGGTTTCCGGCGGACCGGACTCCTGCGCTTTGCTTAGCCTGCTCAACGAATATAAAGAACAGCTTGGGCTCTCTCTCCATGTCGCGCACTTAAACCATCTGCTCCGTAAGAACGACGCCGAACTCGACGTCCGGTTCGTGGAAGGGTTGGCCCAGAAAATGGGCCTGCCGATCAGTGTCGAGGCGCGCGACGTGGCCGCCTTGGCGTCAGCCGAGCGGCTGGGGATCGAAGCGGCGGCCAGGCTCGCCCGCTATGACTTTTTTGAGCGATTGGCCGATAAGATCGGCGCCCAAAAAATTGCCGTCGGGCATACCGCTGAAGATAATATCGAGACCTTTCTGATGCGTCTCCTGCGCGGCTCCGGCTTGAAGGGGCTCTGCAGTATTCCGGCCCGGCGAGGGCGGATCGTCCGCCCGCTGATCAAGGTTTGGCGCCGGGAAGTGGAAGACTACGTCAGCGCCTTAAAAATGATCCCCCGCCGCGACTACACCAACTACGAATCGAAATACATGCGCAACAGCATCCGCCTGAAATTGGTTCCCCAGCTTAAGCTTTACAACATGAACATCAAAGAGATCTTACTGCAGACGGTCCTGATGCTCAATGAAGACCGTTATTATCTGGAGAGCGAGACCGAAGAGCTGATGGCCAAGATTATCCTGGAAGAGAAAGAGGGGCTGGTAAGGCTCAACCTGACCAAATTGTTCGAATATCCGCTGGCGATCAAGCGTCATCTTCTTCGTTTGGCGATCGAAAAAGTCAAAGGAAACCTCACCGAACTTTCCTTTAATCATGTCCGCTCGATCATCGACCAGCTTCCCACGGCTAAAAAGTGGGAGCTTCATCTTCCCGACGGGATCATGGTCTACGGCGATGGGATGAACCTGACGGTCAGTCGGGAGCGCCTGAAGATGGAAAAGATCGAACCCTTCCGCTACGCGGTCCTGGTCCCCGGCGAGACGACGATCCCGGAGATCGGGCGGCTGGTCCGGGCGACTGAAGGAGCCGCTCTTGGTCCGGCCGGCCCGGAGGTCGCCTACGTGGACCAAGATTCGCTCGGTCGGGATATTATCGTCAGAAATAAGCTTCCCGGCGACCGGTTCCAGCCCCTTGGTTTGGCCGGGACGAAAAAACTTCAGGATTTTTTAGTCGACGAGAAGGTTCCCCAGGAGAAACGGGACGCCGTACCGGTCTTTGAGAGCGCCGGCCGGATCATCTGGTTGGGGGAGCTGCGCCTCGATGAGCGCTCGAAAGTGACCGCGACTACCCGGCGGATCTTAAAACTGGAGCTGGTAAAAAATGGCTAG
- the nifU gene encoding Fe-S cluster assembly scaffold protein NifU: MASNYSEKVMEHFRHPRNVGEMENPDGIGKVGNPTCGDIMEMYIKVKDNVITDVKFKTFGCGAAIATSSMSTEMIKGKTIEEALKLTNKAVAEALDGLPPVKMHCSVLAEEAVKAAIDDYLKKTTGQGLPGFKPSDEPICGH; the protein is encoded by the coding sequence ATGGCCAGTAATTATAGTGAAAAAGTGATGGAGCATTTCCGCCATCCCCGGAACGTCGGGGAGATGGAAAATCCGGATGGTATCGGCAAGGTCGGCAACCCGACCTGCGGCGATATCATGGAGATGTACATTAAAGTGAAGGACAACGTAATTACCGACGTTAAGTTCAAGACCTTTGGCTGCGGGGCGGCGATCGCCACCTCTTCCATGTCGACCGAGATGATCAAAGGGAAGACGATCGAAGAGGCGCTGAAGTTGACCAACAAAGCGGTCGCGGAAGCGCTGGACGGCCTGCCGCCGGTTAAAATGCACTGTTCCGTTCTGGCGGAAGAAGCGGTCAAGGCGGCGATCGACGATTACCTAAAGAAGACGACCGGCCAAGGGCTCCCCGGTTTTAAACCGTCGGACGAACCGATCTGCGGCCATTAA